From Staphylothermus hellenicus DSM 12710, a single genomic window includes:
- the tuf gene encoding translation elongation factor EF-1 subunit alpha, which translates to MSSEKPHLNLVVIGHVDHGKSTLVGHILYRLGLIDQKTIQMLEEEAKKRGKESFKYAWLLDKLKEERERGVTIALTYMKFETRKYIFTIIDAPGHRDFVKNMITGASQADAALLVVSARKGEFEAGMSPEGQTREHAILAKTMGINQLIVAVNKMDATEPPWSQKRYEQIKTVLGKFLKSLGYDISKIPFIPVSAWTGDNLIERSPNMPWYNGPTLVEALDSLEPPPKPIDKPLRIPIQDVYAISGVGTVPVGRVETGVLKVGDRVVFMPPAKVGEVRSIETHHVRIEKAEPGDNIGFNVRGVSKRDIRRGDVTGHPDNPPTVAEEFTARVFIIWHPTAVTVGYTPVIHIHTASVASRIVEIKAKLDPRTGKVVEENPQFLKMGDAAIVRFKPIKPLVVEKYSDFPPLGRFAMRDMGKTIGIGIVVDVKPMKIEIKTK; encoded by the coding sequence ATGAGCTCTGAAAAACCACACTTGAACCTAGTAGTAATCGGGCACGTAGACCATGGTAAGAGCACATTAGTAGGACACATATTGTATCGACTAGGACTTATTGACCAGAAAACAATACAAATGCTGGAAGAAGAGGCTAAGAAGAGGGGTAAAGAAAGCTTCAAGTATGCATGGTTACTTGACAAGCTTAAAGAAGAGCGTGAGCGCGGAGTAACAATAGCGTTAACCTACATGAAATTCGAAACTAGAAAATACATCTTCACAATCATTGATGCACCAGGACACAGAGACTTCGTTAAGAACATGATTACAGGTGCGAGCCAGGCAGATGCAGCATTATTAGTGGTAAGTGCTCGTAAAGGTGAGTTCGAAGCAGGTATGAGCCCTGAAGGGCAGACACGTGAACACGCCATCTTGGCCAAGACAATGGGTATAAACCAGTTAATTGTTGCAGTAAACAAGATGGATGCAACAGAGCCTCCATGGAGCCAGAAGAGATATGAGCAAATAAAAACTGTTCTAGGAAAATTCTTGAAGAGCCTAGGCTACGATATAAGCAAGATCCCATTTATCCCTGTATCCGCATGGACTGGAGACAACCTTATCGAGAGATCACCTAATATGCCATGGTACAATGGTCCAACCCTAGTTGAGGCACTGGATAGTTTAGAGCCGCCACCGAAGCCTATAGATAAACCACTAAGAATACCTATACAGGACGTCTACGCCATTAGCGGTGTTGGTACAGTACCAGTTGGACGTGTTGAAACAGGTGTATTAAAAGTTGGAGATAGAGTAGTATTTATGCCGCCGGCAAAGGTCGGTGAAGTACGTAGCATTGAGACCCACCATGTAAGAATAGAGAAAGCCGAGCCAGGAGACAATATCGGATTCAATGTACGTGGCGTTTCAAAGAGAGACATTAGACGCGGAGATGTTACAGGACACCCAGATAATCCGCCAACAGTAGCAGAAGAATTCACAGCAAGAGTATTCATAATATGGCATCCAACAGCTGTTACTGTTGGATACACACCAGTAATACATATACACACAGCCAGCGTAGCTAGTAGAATAGTGGAGATTAAAGCCAAACTAGATCCCAGAACTGGTAAGGTAGTTGAAGAAAACCCGCAGTTCCTTAAAATGGGCGATGCAGCAATCGTGAGATTCAAGCCTATTAAGCCACTAGTAGTTGAGAAATACAGTGACTTCCCACCCCTAGGAAGATTCGCTATGAGAGACATGGGTAAAACAATAGGTATCGGAATAGTAGTAGATGTTAAACCAATGAAGATCGAGATAAAGACAAAGTAA